DNA sequence from the Candidatus Limnocylindria bacterium genome:
CGAAGGCGCGGAAGTCGGCCTGGCCCTTGAGACTCAGCGTCTTGGTGATGGCCGCGGTGAGCGTGGTCTTGCCGTGGTCGATATGACCGATGGTGCCGACGTTCACGTGCGGCTTGGTGCGCTCGAATTTCTTTTTCGCCACGCTATGTCACTCCTTCTT
Encoded proteins:
- a CDS encoding GTP-binding protein, producing MAKKKFERTKPHVNVGTIGHIDHGKTTLTAAITKTLSLKGQADFRAF